A section of the Alligator mississippiensis isolate rAllMis1 chromosome 8, rAllMis1, whole genome shotgun sequence genome encodes:
- the LOC109284789 gene encoding protein CD300H, translating into MRISSLVVWILLPDCWAVTGPTQVSSHLGGSVSVCCSYERGYETYRKFWCRSGFRQCFNGHIIETTGSEANVKQDRVSIKDSHSLLTFTVTLENLTLGDAGFYHCGLVRTLLPDPRHSVELIVSPVVPTSAPCGKSVGTVQPGVTAYKCSVFPTSCDPVPSGDPQTLSQPTNIHFLLLVGLKVPIFLCMACTVVWVSKRYRRRIRETAQDRHVESLQLSHEGVTHSI; encoded by the exons ATGAGGATTTCCTCACTTGTGGTTTGGATTCTTCTTCCAG ACTGCTGGGCAGTGACAGGCCCCACGCAAGTGAGCAGCCACTTGGGTGGATCAGTGTCTGTGTGCTGCAGCTATGAGCGCGGCTACGAGACCTACCGCAAGTTCTGGTGCAGGTCAGGCTTCCGGCAGTGCTTCAATGGGCACATCATCGAAACTACAGGGTCTGAGGCCAACGTGAAGCAGGACAGAGTCTCCATCAAGGACAGTCACTCCCTGCTCACCTTCACTGTAACCCTGGAGAACCTCACCCTGGGAGATGCAGGGTTTTATCACTGTGGGCTAGTGCGGACGCTACTTCCTGATCCCAGACACTCTGTTGAACTGATTGTGTCCCCAG TCGTTCCTACCTCAGCCCCATGCGGAAAGTCAGTAGGTACAGTGCAGCCTGGTGTCACAGCCTACAAATGCAGTGTCTTCCCCACAAGCTGCGATCCAGTGCCCAGCGGAGACCCTCAAACACT ATCCCAGCCCACCAATATCCATTTCCTGCTCCTGGTCGGCCTGAAAGTCCCCATCTTCCTGTGCATGGCCTGCACAGTGGTCTGGGTGAGCAAGCGCTACAGAAGGAGAATTAGGGAGACAGCACAGGACAGACATGTTGAGAGCCTCCAACTTTCTCACGAGGGTGTGACACATTCAATCTAA